In Calonectris borealis chromosome Z, bCalBor7.hap1.2, whole genome shotgun sequence, a single genomic region encodes these proteins:
- the FST gene encoding follistatin yields MLNQRIHPGMLLLLMFLCHFMEDHTVQAGNCWLRQARNGRCQVLYKTDLSKEECCKTGRLTTSWTEEDVNDNTLFKWMIFNGGAPNCIPCKETCENVDCGPGKKCKMNKKNKPRCVCAPDCSNITWKGPVCGLDGKTYRNECALLKARCKEQPELEVQYQGKCKKTCRDVLCPGSSTCVVDQTNNAYCVTCNRICPEPTSPEQYLCGNDGITYASACHLRKATCLLGRSIGLAYEGKCIKAKSCEDIQCSAGKKCLWDFKVGRGRCALCDELCPESKSDEAVCASDNTTYPSECAMKEAACSMGVLLEVKHSGSCNSINEDPEDEEEDEDQDYSFPISSILEW; encoded by the exons ctGGGAACTGCTGGCTCCGGCAGGCGCGGAACGGCCGCTGCCAGGTCCTCTACAAAACCGACCTCAGCAAGGAGGAGTGCTGCAAGACCGGCCGCCTGACAACTTCGTGGACGGAAGAGGACGTCAACGACAACACGCTTTTTAAGTGGATGATTTTTAATGGGGGAGCCCCGAACTGCATCCCGTGCAAAG AAACGTGCGAGAACGTGGACTGTGGACCggggaagaaatgtaaaatgaacaAGAAGAACAAACCTCGGTGTGTTTGTGCTCCGGATTGCTCTAATATCACTTGGAAGGGCCCCGTGTGTGGCTTAGATGGGAAAACCTACAGGAACGAGTGTGCCCTTCTCAAAGCCAGATGTAAAGAACAGCCCGAACTTGAAGTCCAGTATCAGGGCAAATGCAAAA AGACCTGTAGGGATGTTTTATGCCCAGGCAGCTCCACGTGTGTGGTTGACCAAACTAATAACGCCTACTGCGTGACATGTAATCGAATTTGCCCAGAGCCTACCTCCCCTGAACAGTATCTCTGCGGGAATGATGGCATAACGTACGCCAGTGCCTGCCACCTGAGGAAAGCTACCTGCCTACTGGGCAGATCCATTGGATTAGCCTACGAAGGAAAATGCATCA AAGCCAAATCCTGTGAAGACATTCAGTGCAGTGCTGGGAAGAAATGCTTGTGGGATTTTAAGGTTGGCAGAGGTCGGTGTGCCCTCTGCGATGAGCTATGCCCTGAAAGCAAGTCAGACGAGGCAGTCTGTGCCAGCGATAACACAACTTACCCAAGCGAGTGTGCCATGAAAGAGGCAGCCTGCTCCATGGGTGTGCTTCTAGAAGTAAAGCACTCTGGATCTTGCAACT CCATTAATGAAGACCCAGAGGacgaggaggaagatgaagaccAGGACTACAGCTTTCCTATATCTTCCATTCTAGAGTGGTAA